The genome window CAGCCCTTCGTCAACCACGTTGAAAGTGCAGCTTTTCACAAATTCGGCTTCATCCCTTGCGATGACCGCCGCATCTTCGCCCAAACACGGGCGCAAGTCTAAGGCCGGACGAGGGAATGGAGACTGAGCTTGCTCGATCGTGGTGACCGAGGAGAGACGCGGCGGCGCGGCACGGATCTCGTGCGCGTTCAGCAAACACGCGCCGTTTCCAAATTCGGCCGCGACATCGGTCGCAAACAGGCCCCCGCGATCTACCTCAGCGAGCTCGGTCCACGGCGCGTCGTAACGCAGCTCAAGTGGTTCATTTCAACGATCATCGTGGCCATCTCCGGGCTCGCGATCATTGGCGTCGTCATCTACACTTCTATGAATGTCGGTGAGGGGAACGCCGGACGAGGAATGTTCGGAGCGTTCCAGAGGGCGGGCGTCGACGCCATGCGGCCGAGAGCGGCAAACCTCGTCGGCGCTGAAAAGCCCATCGCCATCGGCCTCAAGACCGACCGCCTCGTTCTTTCCTCAAAGGGCCTCACGACGCGAAACCTCATCTATGAGCAGGTGGTGCAGCGCCGCGGCACCGGTGAATATCTCTCGACGAAGCCCTATGTGAAACTTGTCGCGACGCTCGCCACCGAAAAGCCGGACGAGGACGTCGATATTCCGGCGTTCAATCCCGCCACGCTCTACGAAAATAACACGCCAATCGCGCGCAAGGACCAGTCGGGCGGAGAACTCAGCACGGATCCGCGCGTATCGGTGCGGTTCATCGATGTGCCCGGCGGCTTCCTGCCGCGCGAGGACCATGTGGAGCTGTCCGACGACGAAATCGAGCGGCTCGTCGCGGAGACTGACGCGGTTTACACCGAGAGCGAAGTTGGCCTGGAAGGAGTCGCGCCACAGGACACGAAGCGGCTCGCGGGAAGCGATATGGCGTTCGCTGCGCCGGAGCCTCACACCACCGTTCTCGTAAAAAGAATGGAAGAGGAAGAGAGCACCGACGAAGGATACGACCGCCGGTCCATCATCGCGAAGGGCTACGAATCACTCGATTCGGTCATCAGGGGCGTCGGCGTCGATCCGATGCAGGCCGGGCTGGTTTCCGCAGCCGTCGCCGCGATAACGAAAACGCGGAAGCTCCGTGCGGGCGAGGAAGTGCGGCTCGGCCTCACGCCCTCGGCGTCAGAGGAAGGCGGCGTGGACGTCGGCAAGATCACCGTGGTGTATCAGGGGACAAACGTCACCATCGTGCGCGACGGCGAAGGCGGCTACGCGCCGAGCGAAAAGCACCTGAAGCCCGAACACAAGGCGGATGACACCGTCGGCGACAGGGCGACCGTCTATCTCAGCGCGTATCGCGCGGCGCAATCGCAGGAAATCCCGTACGACTTCCTGATGAAGTTCGTCAAAGTCCATTCCTATGACGTAGACTTCAAGCAGCGTGTAAAGTCAGGCGACGGTTTCGAGCTGTTTTACGATCTGGTGCAAGACGAAAATGGCGTCGAGCGACCGGGCGAACTGTTTTACGCTGCCGTCACGATCGGCGGAGAAACGCACGGTTATTATCGGTTCCGCAGCAACGAGGGTGTCGATTATTTCGACGACCGCGGCTCGAACTCGAAGAAGTTTCTCATGCGCACGCCGATTCGCGGCGCCCGCCTGACGTCCGGCTTCGGATGGCGCAAACACCCGCTGCTGCACACGCTTCGGCTTCATTCCGGCGTCGACTGGGCAGGCCCGATCGGGACGCCAATCTACGCGGCCGGTAACGGTGTGATCGAGACGGCGGAGCGCAATGGCAACTACGGAAATTACGTTCGCATCCGCCACGCCAACGGCTACAAGACCGCCTATGCTCACATGCTGCGTTTCGCCCAAGGGGTCGCGACGGGCGTCAAGGTTCGACAGGGGCAGGTCATCGGCTATCTCGGCAACACCGGCATGTCGACGGGTCCGCATCTCCATTACGAGGTGCTGATCAACAGCCGCTTCACCAACCCGCTTTCGATCAAGATCCCCAAGGCGCGACAACTTCAAGGACGCCTGCTCGCCGATTTCCGCAAGGAAAGGGCCCGCATCGACGATCTGATGCGCCGCCCGCCAGTGAAGACGCGCGTCGCGACGGTCGAGCGTTAGGACAATAAGTCTCTTAAAGTCCGCGCGCCGTTGCTCCAAAATGCGGCGTCAACCAGCTTCCGCGTCGTCGTCGTCGTCGAGGCCCGGCAGCGATGCCAGCGGCGCAAGAACCGGGTCGGCCGCTGCCCAAACCGCTTGCGTTTCGATCAACGCGAGTTCGCTGCGCCCCTCGCTCTTCTCTACGACGGCATCGATGGCAGCGGTTGCAGCGCGAAGCGAGGCGCTCGCGACGAAGCCGTTCAGCTTGTAGGACAACAGGAACGCCGCAAGCGCGTCGCCCGTGCCGTGCGCCGTAAGCGCCCGCCTTGGCGAGACAGTTGCGAAGACTTCGCCGCCCTTGACGAGAATGTTGGCAACCGAATCGGGTTTCCCCGAAGGCGCGGAGGTCACGACAACGGTCGGTCGCGCGAGCGCCAGCGCCGCCGCAATCGCGCTTGCCGGGCTGGCGATGGGGCGTCTTGCCAGCCATCCGAGTTCGAAAAGGTTCGGCGTGACGGCGTCGGCCACCGGCACGAGCACATCGCGCACGGCCTCGGCTGTCGCCTCGCTGACATAGAGCCCGCGCGGCAAGTCGCCCACGACGGGATCGCACAGATAAAGCGCGGCCGGATTTGCCGCTCTGATTTTCGCGATCCAGTGGCGGCTGAGCTCCGCATGCTCGGGCGTGGGAATGTAGCCCGTCAGCACGCCATCGATCTCGGAAAGCCAGCCGTTTTCTTCCGCCGCGTGAAGGAGGGCGTCGAGCTTGTCGACGGCGACAGGCTCTCCCGCCAGCGCCTTGTATCCGGGCCGGTTCGAGAGCAGAATCGTCGGCAGGGGCAGGACATCATGCCCCATACGTTGCATGACAAAGGCCGTCGCGGAATTCCCGACATGCCCGTAAATCACCTGTGACGAGATCGATAGAACTTTCGCCATATGGACCGCGCGCTCTTTTTCGACAGTCTTACGCGGAAAGCGCCGCCTTGGCTCGGAAAATTTTGGCCAATGGCGGCAAAGCGCTTGCCCGCTCAATGCAAAGTTGAGTCATATCCGAAGGAGAACACCCGATGATCAAGCCTCGCCGCAGCGTCCTTTACATGCCCGGCTCGAACGCCCGTGCGCTCGAAAAGGCGAAAACCCTGGCCGCCGACGCACTCATTCTCGACCTTGAAGACGCGGTCGCGCCAGACGCGAAAGAACTCGCGCGCACTCAGGTTTGCGAGGCGGTGAAGGCGGGCGGCTATGGCGCGCACAAGATCGTCATCCGCGTGAACGGCTTCTCGACGCCCTATGGCGAGGCGGATTTCGCGGCCGCGCTCGAAGCGATGCCCGATGCGATCCTGCTGCCGAAGATCGAGACGGCGGCGGATCTCGACCTTGCTCGCAAGCGCGCGCCGAACGGCACCGGGATTTCGCTTTGGGCGATGATCGAGACGCCGCTCGCCATCTTCAACCTCAAGGAAATCGCGCAGGCCGCTGCCTCGAACGAGCTGCCGCTCACCTGTTTCGTGCTCGGCACCAACGACCTCGTGAAAGCCACGCGCGTTCTGCCCGGCGCGGATCGCCTGCCGCTCATCGCATGGCTGTCGCTGACGGTCGCCGCCGCGCGCGCCTACGGCATCGCGGTGGTGGACGGCGTCTATAATTCCATCAAGGACGAGGAAGGTTTCCGCGCGGAATGCGTGCAGGGCCGCGCGCTCGGCATGGACGGCAAGACGCTCATCCATCCGAATCAGCTCGCCATTTGCAATGAGGTGTTCTCGCCTTCGCCCGAGGAAGTCGCCGCCGCAACGAAAATCGTCGAAGCGTTCGACTTGCCGGAAAATCAGGGGAAGGGCGCGATCAGCCTCGACGGGCGCATGGTGGAGCGGCTCCATGCCGACATCGCGCGGCAGACGCTCGCCATGGCGGAAGCCATCGCGCGGCCGAAGCATTAGCTTGTGACACGGCGCGGCGCTTCCGGGTCTGCCGGGGCGCCGCGAACGGCGCCGACAGGCTTGCCGGGCGCAAGGCTTCGTGCTTAAGCTTTTGGCGGTTCGTGCAAAGCGGGGAGCGGCTTGGACGGGGTCATCTGGCAATGGAGCGGCGCGCTCGCCGAGGGCGCGGCCATGACAGTCGGCCTTGCGCTGGCGACGCTTCCATTCGGCCTCGCGCTGGGGCTTGCGGCAGCGCTGGCCAAAACCTCGCATATCGCGACGGCGCGCGGCCTTGCGGAAGCTTACACCACCATCTTTCGCGCGCTGCCCGAGCTTCTCACGCTGCTTCTCATCTATTTCGGCGGCCAGATCCTGCTTCAGAAGATCGCCGCAGCCACAGGCCTGCCGGTCGATGTGCAGGTTTCGCCGTTCGTGGCCGGGCTAGTCGCGCTCGCGCTCGTGTTCGGCGCTTATTCGAGCGAAGTCATTCTCGCGGCGCTGAACGCCGTCGAGCGTGGCCAGATCGAAGCCGCGCGCAGCTTCGGCATGTCGCCGCGACAGGTGTTTCGCCGCGTGCGGCTGCCGCAGATGCTTCGCTTCGCGCTGCCCGGCCTTGGCAATAACTGGCTCGTGCTGCTGAAGGACACGTCCCTCGTCTCCGTCATCGCGCTGAGCGACCTCCTGCGGGAAACCACCATCGCGGTGCAGGCCACGCGCGAGCCGTTCAAATTCTACGCGGTGGCCTGCGTGATTTACCTCGCCATGACGGCACTTTCGACGCTCGCCATCGCAAGGGCCGAACGCGCGGCGGGGCGCGGCTTCAGGAGCGCGCGATGATAAACTGGACCCTGTTCGAGCGTTTCGGGCCGCGCATGGTAGAGGGCTTCGCCGTCACGCTGGAGCTTGCTTTCGGCTCGGTGCTGCTCGGCCTGTTGATCGCGGCGCCGGTTGCGCTCGGGCGGGCCTATGGCGGGCGCGCGCTGTCGGGCGCGCTTTTCGGCTACACCTACATGATGCGCGGCACGCCGCTGCTCGCGCAGCTCTTCCTCGTCTATTACGGATCGGCGCAGTTTCAGACGAGCCTCGACGCGGCTGGGCTTTGGTGGCTGTTCCGCGATCCGTTTTACTGCTCGCTTCTCACCTTCACGCTGAACACCGCCGCCTATCAGGCCGAAATCCTCGCAGGGGCCGTGCGCGCCGTGCCGCGCGGGCAGGTGGAGGCGGCGAAGGCCGCCGCGATGTCGCCCGCTCTTGTCGCGCGCCGCATCGTTCTGCCGCAGGCCGCGCGGCTCGCGCTGCGCCCCCTCGGCAACGAATTGATCCTGATGGTGAAGGCGAGCGCGCTCGCCAGCGTCGTCACCGTCTATGACTTGCTTGCGACGGCGAAGCTCGCGTTCCAGCGCACCTACGATTTTCAGGCCTACATCGCCGCGGCGCTCGTCTATGTGCTGACGGTGGAGATCATCCGCCGGGTGTGGAATATGCTCGACAGGCGGTTGAACCGTCACCTCATCCGCGCGTAACCGTTCGGCGCGGGCGGATACGCAAGCACTGTGCAAGAGGCCTTACGCCAAAGCCCGGTCACGGTTATGGTTGCGATTGCGATTTGAATTGCGGAGCAGCCTCGGTCAAGCGATTGATGGACGCGTGAGAGCGGTTTCTTCGGCGGGGCATGCGCGCGAAGAAGACGGGTCGCCGCTCAAGAAGCTGGGCTTGAGGGGGTCCGATGCGGGTTTGGCTGAAAGCGCTCTTATTGTTCGGCCTCATGGTGGCGACGCCCTTCGCCATTCAAGCCTTGGTCGGACGCCCGCCGCGCTGGTTCGACGCGGCTCCCTATTTTTCAGTCGCGGATTATATCCCGAGCGTCCAGACGCTGATCTACATCGTCGGCGTTGTCGGGGTGATCGCCGTCATCTTCAACTATCTTTTTTACAGCACCGGGCTCGATGAGATCCACGGCTGGCTCAAAC of Rhodomicrobium vannielii ATCC 17100 contains these proteins:
- a CDS encoding M23 family metallopeptidase, which codes for MLDRGDRGETRRRGTDLVRVQQTRAVSKFGRDIGRKQAPAIYLSELGPRRVVTQLKWFISTIIVAISGLAIIGVVIYTSMNVGEGNAGRGMFGAFQRAGVDAMRPRAANLVGAEKPIAIGLKTDRLVLSSKGLTTRNLIYEQVVQRRGTGEYLSTKPYVKLVATLATEKPDEDVDIPAFNPATLYENNTPIARKDQSGGELSTDPRVSVRFIDVPGGFLPREDHVELSDDEIERLVAETDAVYTESEVGLEGVAPQDTKRLAGSDMAFAAPEPHTTVLVKRMEEEESTDEGYDRRSIIAKGYESLDSVIRGVGVDPMQAGLVSAAVAAITKTRKLRAGEEVRLGLTPSASEEGGVDVGKITVVYQGTNVTIVRDGEGGYAPSEKHLKPEHKADDTVGDRATVYLSAYRAAQSQEIPYDFLMKFVKVHSYDVDFKQRVKSGDGFELFYDLVQDENGVERPGELFYAAVTIGGETHGYYRFRSNEGVDYFDDRGSNSKKFLMRTPIRGARLTSGFGWRKHPLLHTLRLHSGVDWAGPIGTPIYAAGNGVIETAERNGNYGNYVRIRHANGYKTAYAHMLRFAQGVATGVKVRQGQVIGYLGNTGMSTGPHLHYEVLINSRFTNPLSIKIPKARQLQGRLLADFRKERARIDDLMRRPPVKTRVATVER
- a CDS encoding ABC transporter permease; protein product: MINWTLFERFGPRMVEGFAVTLELAFGSVLLGLLIAAPVALGRAYGGRALSGALFGYTYMMRGTPLLAQLFLVYYGSAQFQTSLDAAGLWWLFRDPFYCSLLTFTLNTAAYQAEILAGAVRAVPRGQVEAAKAAAMSPALVARRIVLPQAARLALRPLGNELILMVKASALASVVTVYDLLATAKLAFQRTYDFQAYIAAALVYVLTVEIIRRVWNMLDRRLNRHLIRA
- the pdxY gene encoding pyridoxal kinase translates to MAKVLSISSQVIYGHVGNSATAFVMQRMGHDVLPLPTILLSNRPGYKALAGEPVAVDKLDALLHAAEENGWLSEIDGVLTGYIPTPEHAELSRHWIAKIRAANPAALYLCDPVVGDLPRGLYVSEATAEAVRDVLVPVADAVTPNLFELGWLARRPIASPASAIAAALALARPTVVVTSAPSGKPDSVANILVKGGEVFATVSPRRALTAHGTGDALAAFLLSYKLNGFVASASLRAATAAIDAVVEKSEGRSELALIETQAVWAAADPVLAPLASLPGLDDDDDAEAG
- a CDS encoding HpcH/HpaI aldolase/citrate lyase family protein; the encoded protein is MIKPRRSVLYMPGSNARALEKAKTLAADALILDLEDAVAPDAKELARTQVCEAVKAGGYGAHKIVIRVNGFSTPYGEADFAAALEAMPDAILLPKIETAADLDLARKRAPNGTGISLWAMIETPLAIFNLKEIAQAAASNELPLTCFVLGTNDLVKATRVLPGADRLPLIAWLSLTVAAARAYGIAVVDGVYNSIKDEEGFRAECVQGRALGMDGKTLIHPNQLAICNEVFSPSPEEVAAATKIVEAFDLPENQGKGAISLDGRMVERLHADIARQTLAMAEAIARPKH
- a CDS encoding ABC transporter permease, with the protein product MDGVIWQWSGALAEGAAMTVGLALATLPFGLALGLAAALAKTSHIATARGLAEAYTTIFRALPELLTLLLIYFGGQILLQKIAAATGLPVDVQVSPFVAGLVALALVFGAYSSEVILAALNAVERGQIEAARSFGMSPRQVFRRVRLPQMLRFALPGLGNNWLVLLKDTSLVSVIALSDLLRETTIAVQATREPFKFYAVACVIYLAMTALSTLAIARAERAAGRGFRSAR